CTGACGTGGCCTCTGCCCTGGAGAACCTTCTCCGGGGGGTGCGGGGGGCCGTAGTAGCCGTGGGGGGCGGTGGGGTCTTCGATACAGTAGTGCTCTCGGGCCTCCTGGCGGTGGTCCTGGCCGAGGCCGTGGGAGAGGCTAGGGAGTGGCTTCACCGGCGCTCGCCCAGGGCCAAGAGCCTCATGACCGGACCGGGTACTGCCGCTCTGGGCCTAACCGTGGGCATCCTGGCGGCCGTACTCACCTGGCAGGGGTGGCCTGTGGTAGACGGCTGGGAGGAGGGGCACCCGGGTTCGTACCGTGTTATGGTAGATGAGGAAGGTAACATGGTGATGAGCACATCACGCAGGATATCCCGGGGCGACCAGTTCATATCCAGCGGGAACCTCCTGTACGAAGTGGTCCGTGTGAAGGGCAGGGTGGCCAGGGCCGTGTGCCACGGCACAGTGGACCTGGAGGCGGAGGTGACTGCCATCCCCGTGTCCCCCGGGGATGGGGACACACCCAGGGTGGGCATCTACCACACCCACAACGCAGAGTCATATGTGAGGTCTGACGGTGCAGACTCCATCTACGGGCGGGGTGGAATACATGAGGTGGGCAGCGCCCTGGCCCAATCCCTGGCAGCCCAGGGGACCCGCGTGAGGTATTCCGAGGACCTGCACCTCCCCCACGACAGGGGCGCCTACAGGAGGTCGCGTTCCACGGCCATCTCGCTCCTGGCATTCAGGCCCCATGCAATCTTCGACGTCCATCGCGACGCGCTGCCTCAGCCGGAGTATGCTGCTAGGGTGTCCGGTGACTGGGTCACCCAGATCATGATAGTTGTTGGCCAGCAAAACGCCAATGCCCTGGCCAACCGGGAGTTTGCCCAGCGCCTCAAGGCAGTCGCCGACCGCCTGCACCCGGACCTTGTGCGGGGCATCTTTTTCGCCCGGGGCAACTACAACCAGGACGTCCTCCCCAGGGCGCTCCTCCTTGAGGTTGGCTCCCATACCAATGCCAGGGAGTCAGCGGAACGGGGAGCGGTCCTCTTCGGGGAGGTGGTCAGTGAGTTCTTCCGCAGCCAGGCTGCGACTGGGGGATCCTGAAGTTACCCCTCCCCGGAGGAGAAACCGGCTGGACGGTGAATAATAGGCGGGGAGGGGTGGTACCCATTTCCAGACCGGTCCTGGGCATAGAAACCTCATGCGATGAGACCTCGGCCGCGCTTCTCAGGGACGGCCGGGAGCTCCTCTCCAACATCATCTCTTCCCAGATGGAGATCCACCGGGAGTACGGGGGTGTGGTGCCGGAGCTGGCCTCAAGGAAACACGTGGAGAGCATCCTCCCCGTAATTGACCAGGCCTTCACCGAGGCCGAGGTCAGGAAGGGCGATGTCTCCGCCGTGAGCGTGACCTATGGCCCGGGCCTGGTCGGGGCGCTGGTGGTTGGATTATCTGTGGCCAAGGCCTTGGCATATGCCTGGGGAGTGCCCCTCCTTGGGGTTCATCACCTTGAGGCCCACATCTACGCCAACTTCGTGGAGGCCCAGAGGGAGTTCCCCCTGGTCTGCCTGGTGGTCTCCGGCGGGCACACCGAGATAGTGCTGATGGAAGGTCACGGAGACCTGGTCATCCTGGGCAGGACCAGGGATGACGCCGCTGGGGAGGCCTTCGACAAGGTGGCCAGGGTACTGGGGCTTGAATACCCCGGGGGACCGGCCATCGACCGTGTGGCGGCGAAGGGTGACGAGGAATACCTGAGCCTTCGCCGGTCGCACCTGGAGGAGGGCAGCCTGGACTTCAGTTTCAGCGGGATCAAGACCGCTGTGGCCTACCTGGTGAATGACCTCACCCAGGCCCGGAAGGCCATCCCCGTAGCCCACATAGCGGCCTCCTTCAGGAGAGCCGTAGTTGATGTCCTGGTGGACAAGACCATGGCTGCTGCGGAGAGGCATGGGGTGAAGAGCGTATTCATGGCGGGAGGGGTAGCCGCCAACAGCCTCCTCCGGGAGGAGATGCTGCGGGCCGGGGGAAGCCGGGGCCTTGAGGTATCCTTCCCCCCGGCCAACCTGTGCACTGACAACGCCGCCATGGTGGCCTGCGCCGGCCACTACCTCCTGAAGAGGGGGTTAGTTTCCGACCTTAGCCTGGATGCGGAGGCCGGGCCAGAGCTGGGGGTGCGAGGATGAGGAGGCTCACCAGCCACCCGGCACCAGGCCCCAAGAATTCCATGCAGTACTGGGGGGCAATGGCAGGCCGCTGGCGCACCTCCCGGAACTTCCTGTTGATATGGGTGTCCCGCTACATCCCCTATCTCCCCTTGAAGAACGCCCTCCTGCGGATGACCGGGATGAGGCTGGGCCAGGACGTGTCCATCGGCCTCATGGTCATGATAGATGTGCTCTTCCCTCACCTCATAACCGTGGATGACGACTCCATCATCGGCTACAACACCACCATACTGGCTCACGAGTTCCTGTTGGACCAGCTCAGGACCGGGAGCGTGCGAGTGGGAAAA
Above is a window of Bacillota bacterium DNA encoding:
- the spoIIP gene encoding stage II sporulation protein P, coding for MPNLPLGIIVLVLAAALFYLGVAHRVLDRLRLTDRAAFLILGALVLGGLLPTVQVAPTLSVDLGGALIPLGVAAYLVFTADTRAEKIRSVLAAFVVAGVVWWSDKVLPFEPGALRGPVDLDPIFVPGLVAAIVAYITGRSRRGAFVGATGGVVLTDVASALENLLRGVRGAVVAVGGGGVFDTVVLSGLLAVVLAEAVGEAREWLHRRSPRAKSLMTGPGTAALGLTVGILAAVLTWQGWPVVDGWEEGHPGSYRVMVDEEGNMVMSTSRRISRGDQFISSGNLLYEVVRVKGRVARAVCHGTVDLEAEVTAIPVSPGDGDTPRVGIYHTHNAESYVRSDGADSIYGRGGIHEVGSALAQSLAAQGTRVRYSEDLHLPHDRGAYRRSRSTAISLLAFRPHAIFDVHRDALPQPEYAARVSGDWVTQIMIVVGQQNANALANREFAQRLKAVADRLHPDLVRGIFFARGNYNQDVLPRALLLEVGSHTNARESAERGAVLFGEVVSEFFRSQAATGGS
- the tsaD gene encoding tRNA (adenosine(37)-N6)-threonylcarbamoyltransferase complex transferase subunit TsaD yields the protein MVPISRPVLGIETSCDETSAALLRDGRELLSNIISSQMEIHREYGGVVPELASRKHVESILPVIDQAFTEAEVRKGDVSAVSVTYGPGLVGALVVGLSVAKALAYAWGVPLLGVHHLEAHIYANFVEAQREFPLVCLVVSGGHTEIVLMEGHGDLVILGRTRDDAAGEAFDKVARVLGLEYPGGPAIDRVAAKGDEEYLSLRRSHLEEGSLDFSFSGIKTAVAYLVNDLTQARKAIPVAHIAASFRRAVVDVLVDKTMAAAERHGVKSVFMAGGVAANSLLREEMLRAGGSRGLEVSFPPANLCTDNAAMVACAGHYLLKRGLVSDLSLDAEAGPELGVRG
- a CDS encoding acyltransferase — its product is MRRLTSHPAPGPKNSMQYWGAMAGRWRTSRNFLLIWVSRYIPYLPLKNALLRMTGMRLGQDVSIGLMVMIDVLFPHLITVDDDSIIGYNTTILAHEFLLDQLRTGSVRVGKRVLIGAHSLVLPGVEIGDGAVVSACSLVNRDVPPGARVGGVPARPLEERDA